GACGCTGTCGCTGGCCGCCGGAAAATTCATGGGGAAACTTGTCCAATGCTCCAGCAGGAATAGAAACTCGTTCCAACAGTTTCTTAGCACGTTCCTGCGCTACATCAAAGCTTACTCCGCGGGCTGTTACCGGAGCCGTCAGGATTTCACCCACGGTCTGCCGCGGATTCAAGCTGCTAAAGGGGTCCTGGAAAATCATCTGCATCACATCGGACACACGGCGGTTCTTACCCACCAGACCATTTCGGACAGGTTCTCCAAACAGCTTAATCTGCCCACCCGCTATAGGATTCAAGCCAACCAAGGCTTTAACCAGTGAAGACTTTCCACAGCCGGACTCTCCTACAACACTCAGGATTTTTCCCTGAGGAAGCTTAAAGGACACATCGTCTACAGCGGTAAAATAACTCTTGATTTTGCTGAATACGCCACCTCGAACGGGAAACTTCACCGAAAGGTGATCCACTTCCAAGGCAAAGGGCAAATTTTCTTTGTCAACACATTCCATAGTGACTTGGGGATACCCGGCAGGACATTTGCCTACTGGTCAACCTCTCCATCAAGACTAGACAGCGCTTCTTGGACATTCTTCTCGGTTTTCAGCAGAATTTGACGGCACTTACGAAGCAATTCCGTCGCTTCCTGAACCTGTCCGGCAAGCTCGTCAATTTCCATTTCCGAGTTATCGATACGTTCAAGGATGCTTTCCAATCGATCCATGGCGTTTTTGTATTCAAAGTTTTCCTGACTCATAGCCAGAATATAGTACATTTATGGAAGTGAGTTTTATTCGAGACCACATTTGCAGACTGTTTAAGCTCGGGCCCCTTCTTTTGGCAGGGTGTCTACTTTGGGGCTGTCTAGATATACCAAGCGACCCCGACACCAGTTCCCTGGTGACCTCCGTAAGCATTTTCGTTGAACAGTACGGAAAAAAGGACTCCACCTATTTCAAGATTAATTCCAATGACTCCGCAGCCATCGTTGCGAAGGTCCATCCGCAAAAAGCACAAAAAGACCTTCAGTTCTACTGGATAAACGGAGGCGAAATTCTTGACAGCGGATCCACCTACCTCATTTACATCAAGGAGTACCCCTTTGTACCAGACAGTCTGGTCATTGTCGACAAAGAAGGAAACAAGATTGGCCAACGTATACGACTGATCGTAAACGCACCACCTACCTTGAGTCCAAAAACCGTTCCCGCCGATGGAGACACCATTGTTGCAAGCAGGGACACCCCAATCCAATTCCAATGGAAATCCTTTGACCCTGACTACATAGACCATCTGAGCCACACATTAGTACTGGATGGAGTTCACTATGAACTAGACGATATAACCAGCATTAAGCAATCAGGCTTTGGCAAAGGAAAACACCTATTCAAGGTCATCGTTACCGATGCATACGGTGACATGGATAGTACCCGAACTCAAAGTTTCTACGTTATCGCACCCAAGGAGAACAACTGATGAAAACAGTTCTGCTCCTTTTGGCCATGCTGATTCCAGCCGTTTTCCTAGGATGCGTAAATTCCGACGATTATCTCTTTGACGAAAATGACGCAAGGGATATCAGCATAGATGCCTTCATGACTGAATCCTTTGACACCGCCTACACCAGAAACAAGACTGCAACAATCTGTCCTGGGGATTCTCTCATTTTCCTTACAGAAATTTATCCGTCCAAGTCTATTCGAAGGACGAGATACTACTGGACTCTTGACGGCAAGCCCTTTGCCAACGAGTATAGTTTCAAGAACACCGTTACTGAACCGGGAAGTCATAAAATAGCCTTCGTATTTGTCGACTATTTTGGAGACACCCTCAGCGACACATTGCATCTTTACGTTGCAACTCCGCCTAGTCTAGTCACAGAAAACATTATTCCCGCAAACAACTCGCAGGAATTTTCCCCTAACGACATCATAAGCTTTGCCTGGACTGCAGACGACCCAGACAGCCTTTGGGATGTGTTCTACCATTTCAAGCTACAGGAAGCCAGTTCTGCCGGCCAGGACTCTTCAAAAATCCTGGTAGATACTGTCATCACTAAAACAAACTTTTCTTACCTTGGCGAATTAAAGCCTCTTACCAAGTATCAATGGGTTGTAAGCGCCTCCAATGAACTAAATCAGTCATCTCGGGACACCGTCTACGGAACACTGTTTACAGCAGGTTATGCAGGAGAAGGCGGGGTTCAAGGGAATCTTGCAGCCTCCTCCAACGAAGTCGGACTCAAGTATCACCTGATTCTCCAGGACTCCCTGGAACAGACCGTTGTTGATAAAATTCAGGAATCATCCGGATTCGGCCAGGCATTTTTTAGCATTGCGCCCCTGGTTCCTGGAGATTACCTATTGAAGGTTTCCCTAGATTCTTATCCAGACTTTGGGGAAGTTTCCACCCATGCCAAAGTTATCAATAACAAGCTAACCTTGTTAGACACGATTCGTCTCATCGACAATGTCAAGACCGCCATAAGACACGTCAGCAACAACGATTCCCTGGATATCGCTGACACCTTGAAGTTCATCG
This Fibrobacter sp. DNA region includes the following protein-coding sequences:
- a CDS encoding ATP-binding cassette domain-containing protein, encoding MECVDKENLPFALEVDHLSVKFPVRGGVFSKIKSYFTAVDDVSFKLPQGKILSVVGESGCGKSSLVKALVGLNPIAGGQIKLFGEPVRNGLVGKNRRVSDVMQMIFQDPFSSLNPRQTVGEILTAPVTARGVSFDVAQERAKKLLERVSIPAGALDKFPHEFSGGQRQRLCIARSLMVEPKVLLCDEVTSALDVSVQAQILHLLDDLRNDLGLSIVFISHDMQVVRALSDEVLVMYFGKVVERGLADDVLVNPKHEYTQKLLASVPTIRRA
- the xseB gene encoding exodeoxyribonuclease VII small subunit yields the protein MSQENFEYKNAMDRLESILERIDNSEMEIDELAGQVQEATELLRKCRQILLKTEKNVQEALSSLDGEVDQ